In the genome of Myxococcus stipitatus, one region contains:
- a CDS encoding helix-turn-helix domain-containing protein, translating to MQSHLLLGGGRALYVGRFHELPRHRFAANAVLVGLDDGFDLIDEGGRVEHHEAAFVRGWQWHALDFHGGRMAVLFLEPGVGLRHQVDATALRTAVGEALSARKQEPWTELFQNALNLGPAPLSVDARIARVASLLSTSDEVPSDAGTLAQREGVSTSLVEHRFREQVGVPMGAYRAWHRMLGATTLALRGRSLTEVAHTAGFYDSAHFSRLFRSMFGLPPSKVFTHGLLGSVFEPRAAEVKR from the coding sequence ATGCAGAGCCACTTGTTGCTGGGCGGGGGACGAGCGCTGTACGTCGGCCGCTTCCACGAGCTGCCCAGACATCGGTTCGCCGCCAACGCCGTGCTGGTGGGGCTCGACGATGGGTTCGACCTCATCGACGAAGGGGGGCGCGTCGAACACCACGAAGCCGCCTTCGTGCGCGGCTGGCAATGGCATGCACTCGACTTCCACGGCGGACGCATGGCCGTGCTGTTCCTGGAGCCCGGCGTGGGGCTCCGCCACCAGGTGGACGCCACCGCGTTGCGCACGGCGGTGGGAGAGGCCCTGTCCGCGCGGAAGCAGGAGCCCTGGACCGAGCTCTTCCAGAACGCGCTGAACCTGGGGCCCGCGCCGCTGAGTGTCGACGCCCGCATCGCGCGGGTCGCGTCACTCCTGTCCACCTCCGACGAGGTGCCCTCCGATGCGGGGACGCTGGCGCAGCGGGAGGGCGTCTCCACGTCGCTCGTCGAGCACCGGTTCCGGGAGCAGGTCGGCGTGCCGATGGGCGCCTATCGCGCCTGGCACCGGATGCTGGGTGCCACGACGCTCGCGCTCCGAGGGCGCAGTCTCACCGAGGTCGCCCACACCGCGGGCTTCTATGACTCGGCCCACTTCTCGCGGCTGTTCCGGAGCATGTTCGGCCTGCCGCCCTCGAAGGTCTTCACGCATGGGCTCCTGGGCTCCGTCTTCGAGCCCCGAGCCGCCGAGGTGAAGCGCTGA
- a CDS encoding LysR family transcriptional regulator: MVAPSDMLLFVTVVREESFTQAAQRLGITKQSVSERIRHLEEQLGVRLLERTTRRLRVTGAGATYYERCAAIAEQIDAANSEVQQRQVEPTGLLRVSSPVLYGRRYLTSVISTYLTRHPKVRVELVLADRRVDLIEEGLDVAIHIGPLDDSSLVARKLGESAVHYVASPRFLAKHGTPDARELRGARCIGFSAFETWEVQGVKSRIDPVLTVNDLELACEAATEGVGIARVPTILCQEAVRDGRLKILFGPKPAMMRAIHVVYPSRVNLPPKVRHFVDALAVLVEPLPPPLRVPRRRRR; this comes from the coding sequence ATGGTCGCTCCCTCCGACATGCTGCTCTTCGTCACGGTCGTCCGAGAAGAGAGCTTCACCCAGGCCGCGCAGCGGCTCGGTATCACCAAGCAATCCGTCAGCGAGCGCATCCGCCATCTGGAGGAGCAGCTCGGGGTGCGGCTGCTCGAGCGGACGACCCGGCGTCTTCGGGTCACAGGGGCTGGCGCGACGTACTACGAGCGCTGCGCGGCCATCGCCGAGCAGATCGACGCGGCGAACAGTGAGGTCCAGCAGCGGCAGGTGGAGCCGACGGGGCTGCTGCGTGTCTCGTCACCGGTGCTCTATGGCCGGCGGTATCTGACCTCGGTGATTTCGACGTACCTCACGCGTCATCCGAAGGTGCGCGTGGAGTTGGTGTTGGCGGATCGCCGCGTCGACCTCATCGAAGAGGGGTTGGATGTCGCGATCCACATCGGGCCGCTCGATGATTCGTCCCTCGTGGCGCGGAAGCTCGGAGAGAGCGCGGTCCACTACGTCGCGAGTCCTCGCTTCCTCGCGAAGCACGGCACGCCGGATGCCCGGGAGCTCCGTGGCGCGCGCTGCATCGGCTTCAGCGCGTTCGAGACCTGGGAGGTCCAGGGCGTGAAGTCGCGGATCGATCCGGTCCTGACGGTGAATGACCTGGAGCTTGCCTGCGAGGCGGCCACCGAGGGAGTCGGCATCGCGCGAGTTCCCACCATCCTCTGTCAGGAGGCTGTCCGTGATGGACGGCTCAAAATCCTCTTCGGCCCCAAGCCCGCGATGATGCGGGCCATCCATGTCGTCTACCCGAGCAGGGTGAACCTCCCACCCAAGGTCCGGCACTTCGTGGATGCCCTGGCGGTGCTCGTCGAGCCGCTGCCGCCACCGCTTCGTGTCCCAAGACGACGGCGGCGCTGA
- a CDS encoding glutathione S-transferase family protein, whose protein sequence is MKLYFAPRTRATRARWLLEELEVPYELVTLDLARQENTTPEYLSVHPLGELPALVDGDLTLLDSLSICLHVADRFPQKHLAPPPGSTDRGRYYQGMVFAETRLEPAVMEVYESPQRAFDANTRRHLTGVLDVLDKALGTREVLVGETFTAADVVTASLLHLANTLKLLDEHPRLVAYVRRHTQRPAVRRAVSG, encoded by the coding sequence ATGAAGCTCTACTTCGCCCCCAGGACCCGAGCGACCCGCGCCCGCTGGCTGCTGGAGGAGCTCGAGGTGCCCTACGAGCTGGTCACCCTCGACCTCGCCCGCCAGGAGAACACCACTCCCGAATACCTGTCGGTGCATCCCCTGGGCGAGCTCCCCGCCCTGGTCGACGGAGACCTCACGCTGCTCGACTCCCTATCCATCTGTCTTCACGTGGCGGACCGGTTTCCACAGAAGCACCTCGCGCCACCGCCAGGCTCCACGGACCGAGGCCGCTACTACCAGGGGATGGTCTTCGCCGAGACACGCCTGGAGCCCGCGGTGATGGAGGTCTACGAGAGTCCCCAGCGTGCATTCGATGCGAACACCCGGCGCCACCTCACCGGGGTGCTCGACGTCCTCGACAAGGCCCTGGGGACTCGCGAGGTCCTGGTGGGAGAGACCTTCACCGCCGCCGATGTCGTGACGGCCTCCCTCCTCCATCTCGCGAACACCCTGAAGCTGCTCGACGAGCATCCCCGGCTGGTGGCCTATGTCCGGCGCCACACCCAGCGCCCCGCGGTGCGGCGGGCCGTCTCGGGGTGA
- a CDS encoding DUF7660 family protein, which yields MSTADPRAVRSREDLAQFVRSLAQDLKQQPKAWENADLGSFLEAMSAWIEDMDGYYGNRGEVVPPQPEWRTLAEILTAARVYE from the coding sequence ATGAGTACAGCCGATCCACGAGCGGTTCGCAGCCGTGAAGATCTTGCCCAGTTCGTGCGAAGCCTCGCCCAGGACCTCAAGCAGCAACCCAAGGCATGGGAGAACGCTGATCTCGGTTCATTCCTTGAGGCGATGAGCGCCTGGATCGAGGACATGGACGGCTACTACGGCAACAGGGGTGAAGTCGTTCCGCCCCAACCCGAGTGGAGAACGTTGGCCGAGATCCTCACGGCAGCCCGGGTCTACGAGTAG
- a CDS encoding AMP-dependent synthetase/ligase, producing the protein MADEHASLSHMILDRARTSPQRVAFRVRRGDAYVDVSWSEVSPRIEAIAAGLLSAGPVDDGACITIVGNTSMASCLVDFAALTVGLKTVPVYASLLPEEVGYMHMDTAAQIIVVDDGSQLDKVRAFRAGFTFFERTYSPADYTARAKVVVIHPAGLAPADDWESLEALEARGRARHAALEGEMRRRVSLLRREHVATYTYTSGTTGAPKAVIQTHDNMLAMLEDVAEAGMMDEAVQEHGLFLFLPAAHSFGRMVEFSGPFFGAPLVMSSVPTLAADLVVGRPGFFPAAPRVFEKMMAKITSAIESERGLRRRLVGWALGVGRQVATRGIDGKPLPLWLAAQRGLADRLVLSKLRSRLGLDRASVLLSGAAPLRVDVQMFFLSLGLTVLEAYGLTETCPGLTINRKENVRPGTVGIPFHRCVLKVGADGELLARGPNISRGYLNRPEATADAFDDEGWFRTGDLASIDAEGFVRIIGRKKELLKTSGGKYIAPLKIEAQLKQHPLIQEAVVIGEGRHYCTALFALDAEILAEVARREGIPADPAHPRIDKVLKTLVAETNSGLASFESIKTFRVSPGPFTVDGGELTASLKVKRHAVVRKHAALIESMYGAAESAH; encoded by the coding sequence ATGGCCGATGAACACGCGTCTCTTTCCCACATGATTCTCGACCGGGCGCGGACGTCGCCGCAACGCGTCGCATTCCGTGTGCGACGAGGCGATGCCTATGTCGACGTCTCCTGGTCGGAGGTCTCACCGCGAATCGAAGCCATCGCCGCCGGGCTGCTGAGCGCCGGCCCGGTGGACGACGGGGCATGTATCACCATCGTCGGCAACACCTCGATGGCGTCCTGCCTCGTCGACTTCGCCGCGCTGACGGTCGGCCTCAAGACCGTCCCTGTCTACGCGAGCCTGCTTCCGGAGGAAGTCGGCTACATGCACATGGACACGGCCGCGCAGATCATCGTCGTGGATGACGGGAGCCAGCTCGACAAGGTCCGAGCCTTCCGTGCGGGCTTCACGTTCTTCGAGCGGACCTACTCCCCCGCCGACTACACGGCCCGGGCGAAGGTGGTGGTCATCCATCCCGCGGGCCTCGCCCCCGCGGACGACTGGGAGAGCCTGGAGGCCCTGGAGGCCCGAGGGCGCGCGCGACATGCGGCCCTGGAAGGAGAGATGCGCCGGCGCGTCTCCCTGCTTCGGCGCGAGCACGTGGCGACCTACACCTATACCTCGGGGACCACCGGGGCCCCGAAGGCGGTGATACAGACGCACGACAACATGCTGGCGATGCTCGAGGACGTCGCCGAGGCCGGGATGATGGATGAGGCGGTCCAGGAGCACGGCCTGTTCCTCTTCCTCCCCGCAGCGCACTCCTTCGGACGCATGGTGGAGTTCTCGGGCCCGTTCTTCGGCGCGCCCCTGGTCATGTCGTCCGTGCCCACGTTGGCGGCGGACCTCGTCGTGGGGCGCCCGGGGTTCTTCCCGGCGGCCCCTCGGGTCTTCGAGAAGATGATGGCGAAGATCACCAGCGCCATCGAGAGCGAGCGTGGACTGCGGCGGCGGCTCGTGGGCTGGGCACTGGGCGTGGGCCGACAGGTCGCGACCCGAGGCATCGACGGGAAACCACTCCCGCTGTGGCTCGCGGCCCAGCGTGGACTGGCGGACCGGCTCGTGTTGTCGAAGCTGCGCTCGCGTCTGGGATTGGACCGGGCCTCCGTGCTGCTCTCCGGGGCCGCGCCGCTGCGGGTCGATGTCCAGATGTTCTTCCTCTCCCTGGGGCTCACCGTCCTGGAGGCCTATGGGCTGACGGAGACGTGTCCCGGCTTGACCATCAACCGCAAGGAGAACGTGCGTCCGGGAACGGTGGGGATTCCGTTCCACCGGTGTGTGCTCAAGGTGGGCGCGGATGGGGAGCTCCTGGCGCGGGGGCCGAACATCTCGCGGGGCTACTTGAATCGCCCGGAGGCCACGGCGGACGCCTTCGATGACGAGGGGTGGTTCCGGACGGGAGACCTCGCCTCCATCGACGCGGAGGGGTTCGTCCGCATCATCGGGAGGAAGAAGGAGCTGCTCAAGACGAGCGGCGGGAAGTACATCGCGCCGCTGAAGATTGAAGCCCAGCTCAAGCAGCACCCGCTCATCCAGGAGGCCGTCGTCATCGGCGAGGGCCGACACTACTGCACGGCCCTGTTCGCGCTCGACGCGGAGATCCTCGCCGAGGTGGCGCGGCGCGAGGGGATTCCCGCGGACCCCGCGCATCCACGCATCGACAAGGTCTTGAAGACCCTGGTCGCGGAGACGAACTCCGGCCTCGCGTCCTTCGAGAGCATCAAGACGTTCCGAGTCTCCCCCGGCCCCTTCACCGTGGACGGCGGCGAGCTCACGGCGTCTCTGAAGGTCAAGCGCCACGCCGTCGTCCGGAAGCACGCGGCGCTCATCGAGTCGATGTACGGCGCCGCGGAGTCCGCCCACTAA